In Gottschalkia purinilytica, a single window of DNA contains:
- the ade gene encoding adenine deaminase, with translation MSKLNAKDFKKTIEYREMIDSLMADDRFADVVLKNGNIINVLTRKIYKADIAIKGKYILLVGESEGLIGAETEVIDVTGKYLSPGFIDSHMHFESSMLTVTEFSRLSIPSGTTTLVADPHEIGNVLGPIGMKAIADEASVVPNHVHIVVPALTPDCPALETAGYDVTSDDMEELLNYKNIIGIGELQGFSNAKHVYRNSPEIVTDLVASTVYASSIGKVVDGNAPELFGKELAAHIISCAGECSCHETTTKAEAIEKLNQGVYLFMREGSTQRNMSECIKAVTEEGFDSRRCILATDDMVAADLETVGHMNEIVRRTIAEGVDPVEAIQMVTINAATYFGFKDKGVLAPGKLADIAIISDINKMKVESVYLEGKLVASQGKLLLELPKYTYPEVVKNSVKRGSITEKDISISVDENSVNVRCIECIPDQNLSGDLEFTLKVKDGIVCPDINQDVLPIICVERHGRTGNIGKSFVKGFGLEQGAFAESVSHDTHNIIATGTNLKDITIAINRVIELGGGLAVAKDGDIIGELGLPIGGLMTDELTGHEVSERISLLEKLAKDELGCKIHAPFMHLSFLSLSTSPKWKITDKGLVDVNNFNILSPIVE, from the coding sequence TTGTCAAAATTAAATGCTAAAGATTTTAAAAAAACTATAGAATATAGAGAGATGATAGATTCTCTAATGGCTGATGATAGATTCGCAGATGTAGTTTTAAAAAATGGAAATATTATAAATGTTTTAACCAGAAAAATTTATAAAGCTGATATAGCTATTAAGGGTAAGTATATCCTTTTAGTAGGTGAATCAGAAGGCTTAATAGGCGCAGAAACGGAAGTTATTGATGTAACAGGGAAGTATCTATCTCCTGGATTTATTGACTCACATATGCATTTTGAAAGTAGCATGTTAACTGTCACTGAGTTTTCGAGATTATCAATACCATCAGGAACTACGACATTAGTAGCAGATCCACATGAAATAGGAAATGTTTTAGGCCCCATAGGTATGAAAGCTATAGCTGATGAAGCAAGTGTAGTTCCAAATCATGTTCATATAGTTGTTCCGGCATTAACTCCAGATTGTCCTGCACTTGAAACTGCTGGATATGATGTAACTTCAGATGATATGGAGGAATTATTAAATTACAAGAACATAATAGGAATAGGAGAATTACAAGGATTTAGTAATGCAAAGCATGTGTATAGAAATTCACCAGAAATAGTTACAGATTTAGTAGCTTCAACAGTTTATGCTTCAAGTATAGGAAAAGTAGTAGATGGTAATGCTCCAGAGTTGTTTGGCAAAGAACTAGCCGCACATATTATATCATGTGCTGGAGAATGTTCTTGTCACGAAACTACAACTAAAGCAGAAGCTATTGAAAAACTTAATCAAGGAGTTTATTTATTTATGAGGGAGGGATCAACTCAAAGAAATATGTCTGAATGTATAAAAGCAGTTACTGAAGAAGGATTTGATTCGAGAAGATGTATTTTGGCAACAGATGATATGGTTGCAGCAGACTTAGAAACTGTAGGACATATGAATGAAATCGTAAGAAGAACTATAGCAGAGGGAGTAGACCCAGTTGAGGCTATACAAATGGTAACAATAAATGCAGCTACTTATTTTGGATTTAAAGATAAAGGTGTTTTAGCACCAGGTAAATTAGCTGATATTGCTATTATTTCAGATATTAATAAGATGAAAGTGGAAAGCGTTTACTTAGAAGGTAAGTTAGTAGCATCTCAAGGAAAACTATTACTGGAGTTACCTAAATACACATATCCAGAAGTAGTTAAAAATTCAGTTAAAAGAGGAAGTATAACAGAGAAAGATATATCAATAAGTGTAGATGAAAATAGTGTTAATGTTAGATGTATAGAGTGTATTCCAGATCAGAATCTAAGTGGAGATCTAGAATTTACTCTTAAAGTAAAAGATGGGATAGTATGTCCAGATATAAATCAAGATGTTCTTCCTATAATTTGTGTTGAAAGACATGGACGAACTGGAAACATAGGTAAATCCTTTGTAAAAGGATTTGGACTAGAACAGGGGGCATTTGCAGAATCTGTAAGTCATGATACGCACAATATTATAGCTACAGGAACGAATTTAAAAGATATAACAATTGCAATAAATAGAGTTATAGAACTAGGAGGAGGACTGGCAGTAGCTAAAGATGGAGATATCATAGGAGAACTAGGACTTCCTATTGGAGGACTCATGACAGATGAACTAACGGGACATGAAGTAAGTGAAAGAATATCTTTATTAGAAAAATTAGCAAAAGATGAATTAGGATGTAAAATACATGCTCCATTTATGCATTTATCATTCTTATCACTATCTACAAGTCCAAAATGGAAAATAACAGATAAAGGACTAGTTGATGTAAATAATTTTAACATACTATCTCCTATTGTAGAATAA
- a CDS encoding TIM-barrel domain-containing protein → MITPINNGYFMKNDDLFLHINFYKDNIVRFTYSKTIDLRNSSYALIRSPVKIDSKHTNNTITTNSFKIKIHKKTLKVSICDKLGNIISSDKDIYTNQNKIIKSISWEKGFYGMGEKYGHINLKGTKTSNWNTDVLGKYGIHNSAIKEYHTSIPFYIGLDKDKCYGVYFDNTYKTFFDFGKNKEDELTFSAEGGDIDYYFIYDNNIQKVIEGYCFLTGTNTLPRKDFLGYHQSRYSYSNKDELMYVAKKMRKEKIPCDVLYLDIDYMKDYKVFTIDSEKFCEFRDMMISLKKMNYKLTVIIDPGIKVEENYHVYKQGKEQEFFIKDSLGEVYIGKVWGGDSVFPDFLRENVRKWWGELHKEFIDLGIEGIWNDMNEPADFSTKSKTIPIDTVHLDDKDDKKTHDEIHNIYGLLQSMATYEGIRNINPDKRSFILTRAAFAGSQRYSALWTGDNASTWENLQYSIPMYLNLGISGYSFIGSDVGGFLEDSNGELLTRWTQLGVFTPLFRNHSDKGTVNQEPWCFGEKYKNIIKKYIELRYKLVTYIYNLMKESSNTGKPVIRPLFYHYQNDENTYNINDQFLFGENILVCPVISPKTKKRMVYLPKGEWYCFWTKRKIKGKRYITVDTPLDIIPIYIKSGSIIPMNRVCQYIKKDYQILDIHFYLGTNNSYNLYLDDGLSFKYKKGIYSQIEFKIRQEKDRVIIKSKVLKNKYPIPKFNVHIHGLRNNKSSKFSLDKKEFSIILKTR, encoded by the coding sequence ATGATAACTCCAATAAATAATGGTTACTTTATGAAAAATGATGATTTATTTTTGCATATAAATTTTTACAAAGATAATATAGTGAGATTTACATATAGTAAAACTATAGATTTAAGAAATTCATCTTATGCACTAATAAGAAGTCCTGTAAAAATAGATTCTAAACATACAAACAATACAATAACTACAAATAGTTTTAAGATAAAAATACATAAAAAGACACTTAAAGTTTCTATATGTGATAAATTAGGAAATATAATAAGCAGTGATAAAGATATATATACTAATCAAAATAAAATTATAAAAAGTATTTCTTGGGAAAAAGGTTTTTATGGCATGGGTGAAAAGTACGGGCATATAAACTTAAAAGGGACTAAAACTTCTAACTGGAATACAGATGTTTTAGGAAAGTATGGTATTCATAATTCAGCAATAAAAGAATATCATACATCTATACCATTTTATATTGGATTAGACAAAGATAAATGTTATGGAGTTTATTTTGATAATACATACAAAACTTTTTTTGACTTTGGTAAAAATAAAGAAGATGAGCTAACATTTAGTGCAGAAGGTGGGGATATAGATTACTATTTTATATATGATAACAATATACAAAAAGTTATAGAAGGATATTGTTTTTTAACAGGAACAAATACGTTACCAAGAAAAGATTTTCTTGGATATCATCAGAGTAGATATAGCTATAGTAATAAAGACGAGCTAATGTATGTAGCAAAAAAAATGAGAAAAGAAAAGATACCTTGTGATGTCTTATACTTAGATATCGACTATATGAAAGATTATAAAGTATTTACTATTGATAGTGAAAAATTCTGTGAATTTAGAGATATGATGATAAGTTTAAAGAAAATGAATTATAAGTTAACTGTAATAATAGATCCTGGAATAAAAGTAGAGGAAAACTATCATGTATATAAACAGGGCAAAGAACAAGAATTTTTCATAAAAGATTCTTTGGGAGAAGTATATATCGGAAAAGTATGGGGAGGAGATTCTGTTTTTCCAGACTTTTTAAGAGAAAATGTTAGAAAATGGTGGGGAGAGCTACATAAAGAATTTATAGATTTGGGAATAGAAGGCATATGGAATGATATGAATGAACCCGCTGATTTTTCTACAAAATCTAAAACAATTCCAATAGATACAGTTCATTTAGATGATAAAGACGATAAAAAAACTCACGATGAAATACATAATATATATGGACTATTACAATCCATGGCTACATATGAAGGGATAAGAAATATAAATCCTGATAAAAGGTCATTCATTCTTACAAGAGCTGCTTTTGCAGGAAGTCAACGATATTCAGCATTATGGACAGGAGATAATGCTAGTACATGGGAAAATCTACAGTATAGTATACCTATGTATTTGAATTTAGGTATTAGTGGATATTCATTTATTGGAAGTGATGTTGGGGGATTTTTAGAAGATAGTAATGGAGAATTACTTACTAGATGGACACAGCTAGGAGTCTTTACACCTTTATTTAGAAACCATAGCGATAAGGGAACTGTTAACCAAGAACCATGGTGTTTTGGAGAAAAATATAAAAATATAATAAAAAAATATATAGAGTTGAGATATAAGCTAGTTACTTATATTTATAACTTAATGAAAGAAAGTAGTAATACTGGAAAACCAGTTATAAGGCCTTTATTTTATCATTATCAAAATGATGAAAATACTTATAATATAAACGATCAGTTTTTATTTGGAGAAAATATATTAGTTTGTCCAGTAATTTCGCCAAAGACTAAAAAGAGAATGGTGTATCTACCTAAAGGTGAGTGGTATTGCTTTTGGACAAAAAGAAAAATAAAAGGAAAAAGATATATAACGGTAGATACACCATTAGATATAATTCCAATATATATAAAGAGTGGATCGATAATTCCAATGAATAGAGTATGTCAATATATAAAGAAAGATTATCAGATATTAGATATACATTTTTATTTAGGGACAAATAATTCATATAATCTTTATTTAGATGATGGACTTAGTTTTAAATATAAAAAGGGAATATACTCACAGATAGAGTTCAAAATTCGACAGGAAAAAGATAGAGTAATTATAAAGTCGAAAGTTTTAAAAAATAAGTATCCTATTCCAAAATTTAATGTACATATTCATGGATTAAGAAACAATAAATCTAGTAAGTTTTCTTTGGATAAAAAAGAATTTAGTATTATATTAAAAACAAGATGA
- a CDS encoding ROK family protein, with the protein MRKAIGIDIGGTKIKGGIIDEEGNILKSIILDTDANKGRNMVLKKVREIIENLIRNEKKVVGIGIGSPGAINIEKGKIEILEGNMYNWSGVNLRTELNSFFDLPIFIENDANLVGLCERWIGEGQNTDAFVVLTLGTGLGGSIYVKDDILHGSDWRCGEIGHTILYPNGRECKCGQKGCTEQYVSGRGIEKTYYEKTGIYLSSKEIFNRCSKGEQTVKETISEFIENLAILIITIKNMIDPDKIIIGGGLVHSRDHWWKPMIDYYNNNCNITKGTTIVTARHLNNSGVIGGGKLVFENISSDE; encoded by the coding sequence TTGAGAAAAGCTATAGGAATAGATATAGGAGGGACAAAAATAAAAGGTGGAATTATAGATGAAGAAGGAAATATATTAAAAAGCATAATATTAGATACAGATGCTAACAAAGGAAGAAATATGGTTTTGAAAAAAGTAAGAGAAATAATAGAAAATTTAATTAGAAATGAAAAGAAAGTAGTAGGTATAGGAATAGGTTCTCCAGGTGCTATTAATATAGAAAAAGGAAAAATAGAAATTTTAGAAGGGAATATGTATAACTGGAGTGGAGTTAATTTAAGAACAGAACTTAACAGCTTTTTTGATTTGCCTATATTCATAGAAAATGATGCAAACTTAGTTGGACTCTGTGAAAGATGGATAGGAGAAGGGCAAAATACAGATGCATTTGTTGTTTTAACTTTGGGTACAGGACTAGGAGGGAGTATATATGTAAAAGATGATATACTTCATGGAAGTGATTGGAGATGTGGAGAGATAGGCCATACAATACTATATCCTAATGGAAGAGAGTGTAAATGTGGACAAAAAGGATGTACGGAACAATATGTGTCAGGAAGAGGAATAGAAAAAACATATTATGAGAAGACGGGTATATATTTAAGTTCTAAAGAAATATTTAATAGATGTTCTAAGGGAGAACAAACTGTAAAAGAAACAATTTCTGAATTCATAGAAAATCTAGCTATATTAATTATAACCATAAAAAACATGATAGATCCCGATAAAATAATAATAGGTGGAGGATTAGTACACTCCAGGGATCATTGGTGGAAACCCATGATAGATTATTATAATAACAATTGTAATATTACTAAAGGAACTACTATAGTTACAGCAAGACATCTCAATAACTCAGGAGTGATAGGTGGAGGAAAGCTCGTGTTTGAAAATATTTCAAGTGATGAATAG
- a CDS encoding ABC transporter substrate-binding protein: MKRVLKLLVTFVLIISIGMVGTGCGSKNNNKKVLNVYNWGDYIDESVLEEFEKEYGIKVIYDNFATNEEMYIKIKSGGTSYDVAFPSDYMIEKMIKEGLLQKIDYNNIENYKYISDNLKKLDFDPTSEYSVPYFWGTVGILYNKTMVKEPVDSWNILWDSKYKGKILMIDSQRDSIGVALKKLGYSMNSTDPKQLEEAKSELMKQKPLVLSYVGDEGKDMMIGEEAAMSVVWSGDAVYTMSENENLAYAIPKEGTNYWFDSVVIPKTSKHKKEAELFINFLCRPEIAQKNAEYVGYSTPNKETMKKLDPKLVKNKALYPNEELMKNSEVFRDLGDSIKLYDTIWTEVKSK, translated from the coding sequence ATGAAAAGAGTTTTAAAACTTTTAGTAACTTTTGTTTTGATAATATCCATAGGAATGGTTGGTACTGGTTGTGGTTCTAAGAATAACAACAAAAAAGTTTTAAATGTATATAACTGGGGAGACTATATTGATGAATCAGTTTTAGAGGAATTTGAAAAAGAGTACGGAATTAAAGTTATTTATGATAATTTTGCTACGAATGAAGAAATGTATATAAAAATAAAATCAGGTGGAACAAGTTATGATGTAGCTTTTCCTTCGGATTACATGATAGAAAAAATGATAAAGGAAGGTTTATTACAAAAAATAGACTATAACAATATAGAAAACTATAAATATATATCAGATAATCTTAAAAAACTAGATTTTGATCCTACTAGTGAATATTCTGTACCATACTTCTGGGGAACAGTTGGGATATTATATAATAAAACTATGGTGAAAGAACCTGTAGATAGTTGGAATATACTATGGGATTCTAAATATAAAGGAAAAATACTAATGATAGATAGTCAGAGGGATTCTATAGGTGTAGCTCTTAAAAAATTAGGATACTCAATGAATTCTACTGATCCAAAACAACTAGAAGAAGCTAAAAGTGAGCTTATGAAACAAAAACCATTAGTTCTTTCGTATGTTGGAGATGAAGGTAAAGACATGATGATAGGTGAAGAGGCCGCAATGTCAGTTGTATGGTCAGGTGATGCAGTATACACTATGTCTGAAAATGAAAATTTAGCTTATGCTATACCAAAAGAAGGAACAAATTACTGGTTTGACAGTGTAGTAATACCTAAAACAAGTAAACATAAAAAAGAAGCTGAATTATTTATTAACTTTTTATGTAGACCAGAAATAGCTCAAAAGAATGCAGAATATGTGGGATATTCTACACCAAATAAAGAAACTATGAAAAAATTAGATCCTAAACTTGTAAAAAATAAAGCACTATATCCAAATGAAGAACTTATGAAAAATAGTGAAGTATTTAGAGATTTAGGAGATTCAATAAAGCTATATGACACAATTTGGACAGAAGTAAAATCAAAATAA
- a CDS encoding ABC transporter permease yields the protein MVEKAIKRIYTALLFIFLYAPIGILIIYSFNESKSRGSWGGFTLKWYSELFKDEKIMTSLYYTIAIAIISSIVATIIGTLAAIGIHKMKPISKQIIMNINYLPVLNPDIVTGVALMTLFMFMNLELGFLSMLLAHITFNIPYVVLAVLPKLRQLNKYLSEAAMDLGATPFYAFRKVVLPEIMPGVISGALIAFTLSIDDFVISFFTAGSGVSNLSITIFSMARRGIKPTINALSTIMFLSVLILLLLINKKSLKEAKKK from the coding sequence ATGGTAGAAAAGGCCATAAAAAGAATTTATACAGCTTTACTTTTTATTTTTCTATATGCCCCTATAGGTATTTTAATAATATATTCATTTAATGAATCAAAATCAAGAGGAAGCTGGGGAGGATTCACCCTTAAGTGGTATTCAGAATTATTTAAAGATGAAAAAATAATGACATCACTATATTATACAATAGCAATTGCTATTATATCTTCAATAGTTGCTACTATTATAGGAACATTAGCTGCTATAGGCATACATAAAATGAAGCCTATAAGTAAACAAATAATTATGAATATAAATTATTTGCCAGTTTTAAATCCAGATATAGTAACTGGAGTTGCTCTTATGACTTTATTCATGTTCATGAATTTAGAGCTAGGATTTTTAAGTATGCTTTTAGCACATATTACATTTAATATACCATATGTTGTTTTAGCTGTTTTACCAAAACTAAGACAATTAAATAAATATTTATCAGAAGCTGCTATGGATTTAGGAGCAACGCCTTTTTATGCCTTCAGAAAGGTAGTATTACCAGAAATAATGCCAGGTGTCATTTCAGGAGCTTTAATTGCTTTTACATTGTCTATAGATGATTTTGTTATTAGTTTCTTTACTGCAGGTTCAGGTGTATCTAACCTTTCAATAACAATATTTTCTATGGCTAGAAGAGGTATAAAGCCTACAATTAATGCTCTTTCTACAATAATGTTTTTAAGTGTATTAATATTACTATTACTTATAAATAAGAAATCTTTGAAAGAAGCTAAGAAAAAATAA
- a CDS encoding ABC transporter permease, whose translation MKKRTWISYPYVLWMIIFTLIPILLVLFLSLTDGRLYKLGEIQFTLDNFKRFLQPIYLDVFKRSLTLAGLSTIICLLLGYPMAMILSRMEPRKRNIVSLLFVLPMWMNFLLRTYAWMTLLGRNGVINRFLQTIGLPTLNLMYNDGAVLLGMIYNFIPFMILPIYSVLIKLDESLIEASYDLGASKFKTFMRIIFPLSLPGVISGITMVFMPAVSTFVISNLLGGGKYSLIGNLIEQQFLKVDDWSFGSAISIIMMIIILIFMAFTAKYDKDKEGGGGLW comes from the coding sequence ATGAAAAAAAGAACTTGGATATCATATCCATATGTACTATGGATGATTATATTTACTCTTATACCTATATTGTTGGTACTATTTTTGAGCTTAACAGATGGAAGATTATACAAGCTTGGTGAAATCCAATTTACACTTGATAACTTTAAAAGATTCTTACAACCTATTTATTTAGATGTATTTAAACGTTCATTAACTCTTGCAGGACTTTCTACTATTATATGCTTATTACTTGGATATCCTATGGCTATGATTTTATCAAGGATGGAACCTAGAAAAAGAAATATAGTATCTTTACTATTTGTATTACCCATGTGGATGAATTTTTTACTAAGAACTTATGCTTGGATGACTTTATTAGGAAGAAACGGAGTTATAAATAGATTTTTACAAACTATTGGACTGCCCACATTAAATTTAATGTATAATGATGGAGCAGTTTTGTTAGGTATGATATATAACTTTATACCATTTATGATATTGCCTATATATTCAGTATTGATAAAACTAGATGAAAGTCTTATAGAGGCTTCATATGATCTAGGTGCAAGTAAATTTAAAACATTTATGAGAATTATATTTCCACTTAGCTTACCAGGAGTAATATCAGGAATCACTATGGTATTCATGCCAGCGGTAAGTACTTTTGTTATTTCAAATTTACTTGGTGGTGGAAAATATAGTCTCATAGGTAATCTTATAGAACAACAATTCCTAAAAGTAGATGACTGGAGTTTTGGTTCAGCAATATCAATTATTATGATGATAATAATACTAATATTTATGGCTTTTACAGCAAAATATGATAAAGATAAAGAAGGGGGCGGTGGATTATGGTAG
- the potA gene encoding spermidine/putrescine ABC transporter ATP-binding protein: MEKNIIIDLKNISKTYDDLDVLQDINLYIRKNEFLTLLGPSGCGKTTTLRIIGGFEQPTSGDVIFENKMINNIPPYERQINTVFQKYALFPHLDVFENIAFGLKIKKLGKEEIKEKVKNILKLVNLSGFENRAITSLSGGQQQRIAIARALVNEPKVLLLDEPLGALDLKLRKEMQVELKNMQKRVGITFIYVTHDQEEALSMSDTVVVMDKGKIQQIGTPVDIYNEPKNAFVASFIGESNIVDGIMMEDYLVEFAETKFKCVDKGFEDNENIDVIIRPEDIKIVEKEDGMLKGTVKSVTFKGVHYEMIVQEKEREWMIHSTDMEPVGAEIGMNFSPESIHIMKKVIE, from the coding sequence ATGGAAAAAAATATAATAATAGACTTAAAAAATATTTCAAAAACATACGACGATTTAGATGTTCTTCAAGATATAAATCTTTATATAAGAAAGAACGAATTTCTTACACTTCTAGGACCTAGTGGATGTGGTAAGACAACTACTCTTAGAATAATAGGAGGATTTGAACAGCCCACATCTGGTGATGTTATATTTGAAAATAAAATGATAAATAATATTCCTCCATATGAGAGGCAAATAAATACTGTTTTTCAAAAGTATGCTTTATTTCCACACTTAGATGTATTTGAAAATATAGCATTTGGACTAAAAATCAAAAAACTTGGAAAAGAAGAAATAAAAGAAAAAGTAAAGAACATCCTTAAGTTAGTTAATTTAAGTGGATTTGAAAATAGAGCTATAACATCATTAAGTGGTGGACAACAACAGAGAATTGCTATAGCAAGAGCTCTTGTTAATGAACCTAAAGTACTTTTATTAGATGAACCGTTAGGTGCATTGGATTTAAAGCTTAGAAAAGAAATGCAAGTAGAACTAAAAAACATGCAAAAAAGAGTTGGAATAACATTTATATATGTAACTCATGACCAAGAAGAGGCATTAAGTATGTCTGATACTGTAGTTGTAATGGATAAGGGTAAAATACAACAGATAGGAACTCCAGTAGATATATATAATGAACCTAAAAATGCTTTTGTAGCAAGTTTTATTGGAGAAAGTAATATAGTAGATGGAATTATGATGGAAGATTATCTAGTAGAATTTGCTGAAACCAAGTTTAAATGTGTGGATAAAGGATTTGAAGATAATGAAAATATAGATGTTATTATAAGACCTGAAGATATAAAAATAGTAGAGAAAGAAGATGGAATGTTAAAGGGTACTGTTAAATCAGTTACCTTTAAAGGTGTTCATTATGAAATGATAGTACAAGAAAAGGAAAGAGAATGGATGATTCATAGTACTGATATGGAACCAGTGGGAGCAGAAATAGGTATGAACTTTTCACCAGAGAGTATTCACATTATGAAAAAGGTGATTGAATAA
- a CDS encoding cupin domain-containing protein has translation MKIGEKIRRLRVKSSLTQEELANRCELTKGFISQLERDLTSPSIATLVDILDGLGTNLRDFFNEMEEEKIVFSRDDVFETENEELKFNLQWLIPNAQKNLMEPILVELEEGGKTKEDYPHEGEEFGYVLSGIIIVHIGKQRYKAKKGDSFYFKAHSNHYIENIGKKKAKLLWVSTPPSF, from the coding sequence GTGAAAATCGGAGAAAAAATTAGGCGTCTTAGAGTTAAGAGCTCATTAACTCAAGAAGAGCTTGCAAATAGATGTGAACTTACTAAAGGGTTTATATCACAATTGGAAAGAGATTTGACATCTCCTTCGATAGCTACATTAGTAGATATATTAGATGGATTAGGAACTAATTTAAGAGACTTTTTCAATGAAATGGAAGAAGAAAAAATAGTGTTTAGTAGAGATGATGTATTTGAAACAGAAAATGAAGAATTAAAATTTAACCTTCAATGGCTTATTCCTAACGCTCAGAAAAATCTTATGGAACCAATACTCGTAGAGCTTGAAGAGGGAGGAAAAACTAAAGAAGATTATCCTCATGAAGGAGAAGAGTTTGGATATGTACTTTCAGGAATTATAATTGTGCATATAGGAAAACAGAGATATAAAGCAAAAAAAGGAGATAGCTTTTACTTTAAGGCGCATTCTAATCACTATATAGAAAATATAGGAAAGAAAAAAGCAAAATTACTTTGGGTGAGTACACCACCAAGTTTTTAG
- a CDS encoding metal ABC transporter permease has product MTMLNYDFMQRALIIGVVVSLICSTIGLFLVLKRFSMVGDTLSHVALAGVATGMVLDIYPVYTAIAISIVASLGIEKLRREYEKYAEISLSIVLAAGIGVASILINLYEGKTSGIMGYLFGSISLVTNEDLYIVILLGLIIIASIVILYRSLFYTTFDEEHAKLSGLKVKSINIYFSILVALTVTVSMRIVGILLVSSLMVLPVATSLQLARSFKSALLLSNIFGLISVISGLITSFYLDLSPGGAIVMASLIILVIVMIAKNGLKIFNKRDVKI; this is encoded by the coding sequence ATGACTATGTTAAATTATGATTTTATGCAAAGAGCTTTAATTATAGGGGTAGTAGTGTCTTTAATTTGTTCCACTATAGGACTTTTTCTAGTACTTAAAAGATTTTCTATGGTAGGAGATACACTATCTCATGTAGCATTAGCAGGAGTAGCTACTGGAATGGTATTAGATATATATCCAGTTTATACAGCTATAGCAATATCCATAGTAGCTTCTTTAGGAATAGAGAAGTTAAGGCGAGAATATGAAAAATATGCGGAAATATCTTTATCTATAGTTCTAGCTGCAGGAATAGGAGTCGCAAGTATTCTTATTAACTTATATGAAGGGAAAACAAGTGGCATAATGGGCTATTTGTTTGGAAGTATTTCACTTGTTACTAATGAAGATTTATACATAGTTATTTTACTTGGACTTATTATAATAGCTTCAATAGTTATACTATATAGAAGTTTGTTTTATACTACATTTGATGAAGAACATGCAAAATTATCAGGACTCAAGGTTAAGTCTATAAATATATATTTTTCAATATTAGTTGCTCTTACTGTAACTGTTTCAATGAGAATAGTAGGAATATTGTTAGTATCGTCTCTTATGGTACTTCCCGTTGCTACAAGCCTACAATTAGCTAGAAGTTTTAAAAGTGCTTTATTACTATCTAATATTTTTGGATTGATTTCTGTTATTTCAGGACTTATAACTTCATTTTATTTAGACTTATCTCCTGGAGGAGCAATAGTAATGGCTTCGCTTATTATCTTAGTAATAGTTATGATAGCAAAAAATGGTTTGAAAATATTTAATAAAAGAGATGTTAAAATATAG